A window from Lepus europaeus isolate LE1 chromosome 20, mLepTim1.pri, whole genome shotgun sequence encodes these proteins:
- the LONP1 gene encoding lon protease homolog, mitochondrial — protein sequence MAAGTGYVRLWGAARCWALRRPLLAAAGGRARTAAGAWLPGGRRAWDASAPWALWGRGPAAVGQWRGLWEANSRGGGGAFSGGEDASEGGSEDGAGGSGGSVGGGEGPVITALTPMTVPDVFPHLPLVAITRNPVFPRFIKIIEVKNQKLVELLRRKVRLAQPYVGVFLKRDDNNESDVVESLDDIYHTGTFAQIHEMQDLGDKLRMIVTGHRRVHISRQLEVEPEEAEPENKQKARRKPKRGKKEAEEEPGGRPQAGLAVEPAAGPGEVLMVEVENVLHEDFQVTEEVKALTAEIVKTIRDIIALNPLYRESVLQMMQAGQRVVDNPIYLSDMGAALTGAESHELQDVLEETNIPKRLYKALSLLKKEFELSKLQQRLGREVEEKIKQTHRRYLLQEQLKIIKKELGLEKEDKDAIEERFRERLARLAVPKHVMDVVDEELSKLGLLDNHSSEFNVTRNYLDWLTSIPWGKQSDENLDLARARAVLEEDHYGMDDVKKRILEFIAVSQLRGSTQGKILCFHGPPGVGKTSIARSIARALNREYFRFSVGGMTDVAEIKGHRRTYVGAMPGKIIQCLKKTKTENPLILIDEVDKIGRGYQGDPSSALLELLDPEQNANFLDHYLDVPVDLSKVLFICTANITETIPEPLRDRMEMINVSGYVAQEKLAIAERYLVPQARALCGLDESKAKLSSDVLTLLIRQYCRESGVRNLQKQVEKVLRKSAYKIVSGEADFVEVTPENLQDFVGKPVFTVDRMYDVTPPGVVMGLAWTAMGGSTLFVETSLRRPPEPEGKGDKDGSLEVTGQLGEVMRESASIAYTFARAFLMQRDPANRCLVTSHIHLHVPEGATPKDGPSAGCTIVTALLSLAMQRPVRQNLAMTGEVSLTGKILPVGGIKEKTIAAKRAGVTCVVLPAENRKDFHDLAPFITEGLEVHFAEHYRDIFAIAFPEPR from the exons ATGGCGGCGGGCACAGGCTACGTGCGTCTGTGGGGCGCGGCGCGGTGCTGGGCACTGAGGCGGCCGCTGCTGGCCGCTGCCGGGGGGCGGGCCCGTACTGCGGCCGGAGCATGGCTGCCCGGAGGCCGGCGGGCCTGGGACGCCTCTGCTCCTTGGGCGCTGTGGGGTCGGGGGCCGGCCGCCGTGGGCCAGTGGCGGGGGCTCTGGGAGGCGAacagccgcggcggcggcggcgccttcTCGGGCGGCGAGGATGCCTCCGAGGGCGGCTCGGAGGACGGGGCCGGGGGCTCGGGCGGCAGCGTGGGCGGCGGGGAAGGCCCGGTCATCACGGCGCTCACGCCCATGACGGTCCCGGACGTGTTCCCGCACCTGCCGCTCGTCGCCATCACCCGCAACCCGGTGTTTCCGCGGTTCATCAAGATCATCGAG gtgaaAAACCAGAAATTGGTGGAGCTGCTGCGGAGGAAGGTGCGCCTGGCGCAGCCCTACGTCGGCGTCTTCCTGAAGAGAGACGACAA CAATGAGTCGGACGTGGTTGAGAGCCTGGACGACATCTACCACACGGGGACGTTCGCCCAGATCCACGAGATGCAGGACCTCGGGGACAAGCTGCGCATGATCGTCACGGGGCACAGGAG GGTCCACATCAGCCGGCAGCTGGAGGTGGAGCCGGAGGAGGCGGAGCCGGAGAACAAGCAGAAGGCACGCCGGAAGCCGAAGCGGGGCAAGAAGGAGGCCGAGGAGGAGCCGGGCGGCCGGCCGCAGGCGGGGCTGGCGGTGGAGCCGGCGGCAGGGCCGGGCGAGGTGCTCATGGTGGAGGTGGAGAACGTGCTGCACGAGGACTTCCAGGTCACGGAGGAGGTGAAG GCCCTGACCGCTGAAATCGTGAAGACCATCCGGGACATCATCGCCTTGAACCCGCTCTACAG AGAGTCGGTGCTGCAGATGATGCAGGCGGGCCAGAGGGTGGTGGACAACCCCATCTACCTGAGCGACATGGGCGCCGCGCTCACGGGCGCCGAGTCCCATGAGCTGCAGGACGTGCTGGAGGAGACCAAC ATCCCCAAGCGGCTGTACAAGGCCCTGTCGCTCCTGAAGAAGGAGTTCGAGCTCAGCAAGCTGCAGCAGCGCCTGGGGCGCGAG GTGGAGGAGAAGATCAAGCAGACGCACCGCAGGTACCTGCTGCAGGAGCAGCTGAAGATCATCAAgaaggagctgggcctggagaaGGAGGACAAGGACGCCATCGAGGAGCGCTTCCGCGAGCGCCTGGCGCGCCTGGCCGTGCCCAAGCACGTGATGGACGTGGTGGACGAGGAGCTGAGCAAGCTGGGCCTGCTGGACAACCACTCCTCGGAGTTCAA CGTCACGCGCAACTACCTGGACTGGCTCACGTCCATCCCGTGGGGCAAGCAGAGCGACGAGAACCTGGACCTGGCGCGGGCGCGGGCCGTGCTGGAGGAGGACCACTACGGCATGGACGACGTCAAGAAGCGCATCctg GAGTTCATCGCGGTGAGCCAGCTCCGCGGCTCCACCCAGGGCAAGATCCTCTGCTTTCACGGCCCGCCCGGCGTGGGCAAGACCAGCATCGCCCGCTCCATCGCCCGCGCCCTCAACCGCGAGTACTTCCGCTTCAGCGTGGGGGGCATGACGGACGTGGCCGAGATCAAGGGGCACAG GCGGACCTACGTGGGGGCCATGCCCGGCAAGATCATCCAGTGCCTGAAGAAGACCAAGACGGAGAACCCGCTGATCCTCATCGACGAG GTGGACAAGATTGGCCGGGGCTACCAGGGGGACCCGTCATCGGCGCTGCTGGAGCTGCTGGACCCGGAGCAGAACGCCAACTTCCTGGACCACTACCTGGACGTGCCCGTGGACCTGTCCAAG GTGCTGTTCATCTGCACGGCCAACATCACGGAGACCATCCCCGAGCCGCTGCGGGACCGCATGGAGATGATCAACGTGTCAGGCTACGTGGCACAGGAGAAGCTGGCCATCGCCGAG CGGTACCTGGTGCCGCAGGCCCGCGCCCTCTGTGGCCTGGACGAGAGCAAGGCCAAGCTGTCCTCGGACGTGCTGACGCTGCTCATCAGGCAGTACTGCCGTGAGAGCGGCGTCCGCAACCTGCAGAAGCAGGTGGAGAAG gtgcTGCGCAAGTCAGCCTACAAGATCGTGAGTGGCGAGGCCGACTTCGTGGAGGTGACGCCCGAGAACCTGCAGGACTTCGTGGGGAAGCCCGTGTTCACGGTGGACCGCATGTACGACGTGACGCCGCCCGGCGTGGTCATGGGCCTGGCCTGGACGGCCATGG GGGGCTCCACGCTGTTTGTGGAGACGTCACTGAGACGGCCGCCCGAGCCGGAGGGCAAGGGGGACAAGGACGGCAGCCTGGAGGTGACGGGGCAGCTGGGGGAGGTGATGCGGGAGAGCGCCAGCATCGCCTACACCTTCGCCAGGGCCTTCCTGATGCAGCGCGACCCGGCCAACCGCTGCCTGGTGACCTCGCACATCCACCTGCACGTGCCCGAG GGCGCCACCCCCAAGGACGGCCCGAGCGCCGGCTGCACCATCGTCACGGCGCTGCTGTCGCTGGCCATGCAGAGGCCCGTGCGGCAGAACCTGGCCATGACCGGGGAGGTCTCCCTCACCGGCAAGATCCTGCCGGTGGGCGGCATCAAGGAGAAGACGATCGCG gCCAAGCGGGCCGGCGTGACGTGCGTGGTGCTGCCGGCCGAGAACAGGAAGGACTTCCACGACCTGGCGCCCTTCATCACCGAGGGCCTGGAGGTGCACTTCGCCGAGCACTACCGCGACATCTTCGCCATCGCCTTCCCTGAGCCGCGGTGA
- the RPL36 gene encoding large ribosomal subunit protein eL36 produces MALRYPMAVGLNKGHKVTKNVSKPRHSRRRGRLTKHTKFVRDMIREVCGFAPYERRAMELLKVSKDKRALKFIKKRVGTHIRAKRKREELSSVLAAMRKAAAKKD; encoded by the exons ATGGCCCTGCGCTACCCCATGGCCGTGGGCCTCAACAAAGGCCACAAGGTGACCAAGAACGTGAGCAAGCCGAGGCACAGCCGCCGGCGCGGG CGCCTCACCAAGCACACCAAGTTCGTGCGGGACATGATCCGGGAGGTGTGCGGCTTCGCCCCCTACGAGCGCCGCGCCATGGAGCTGCTCAAGGTCTCCAAGGACAAGCGGGCGCTCAAGTTCATCAAGAAGAGG GTGGGCACCCACATCCGCGCCAAGAGGAAGCGCGAGGAGCtgagcagcgtgctggccgccATGCGGAAGGCGGCCGCCAAGAAGGActga
- the HSD11B1L gene encoding hydroxysteroid 11-beta-dehydrogenase 1-like protein isoform X2, translating into MKVLLLTGLGALFFTYYWDDHFDPASLQGARVLLTGASAGVGEELAYHYARLGSHLVLTAHTEALLQKVVGNCRKLGAAKIFYIAADMASPQAPGQVVQFALDKLGGLDYLVLNHFGGAPVGTRARSAQATRWLLQVNLLSYVQLTSLALPSLTDSQGSLVVVSSLLGRVPSSFSAPYSAAKFALDGFFGSLRRELGVQDVNVAITVCVLGLRDRASAAEGVRWLQRPELG; encoded by the exons ATGAAGGTGTTGCTGCTCACGGGGCTGGGGGCCCTGTTCTTTACCTACTACTGGGATGACCACTTCGACCCAG CCAGCCTCCAAGGAGCCCGGGTGCTGCTGACCGGGGCCAGCGCAGGCGTCGGTGAGGAGTTGGCCTATCACTACGCGCGTCTGGGCTCCCACCTGGTGCTCACTGCCCATACTGAGGCCCTGCTGCAGAAG gtggtGGGGAACTGCCGGAAACTGGGCGCCGCCAAGATCTTCTACATTGCCGCGGACATGGCCTCCCCGCAGGCGCCCGGGCAGGTGGTGCAGTTTGCGCTGGACAAGCtgg GCGGGCTGGACTACCTCGTGCTGAACCACTTCGGCGGCGCCCCGGTCGGCACGCGGGCCCGCAGCGCCCAGGCAACGCGGTGGCTTCTGCAG GTGAACCTGCTGAGCTACGTGCAGCTGACTTCGCTGGCGCTGCCCAGCCTGACCGACAGCCAGGGCTCGCTGGTGGTGGTGTCCTCGTTGCTCG GCCGCGTGCCCTCCTCCTTCTCCGCCCCCTACTCGGCGGCCAAGTTCGCCCTGGACGGCTTCTTCGGCTCCCTGCGGCGGGAGCTGGGCGTGCAGGACGTGAACGTGGCCATCACCGTGTGCGTCCTGGGCCTCCGGGACCGCGCCTCGGCCGCCGAGGGCGTCAG atggctgcaacggccggagctgggctga
- the HSD11B1L gene encoding hydroxysteroid 11-beta-dehydrogenase 1-like protein isoform X1, whose amino-acid sequence MKVLLLTGLGALFFTYYWDDHFDPASLQGARVLLTGASAGVGEELAYHYARLGSHLVLTAHTEALLQKVVGNCRKLGAAKIFYIAADMASPQAPGQVVQFALDKLGGLDYLVLNHFGGAPVGTRARSAQATRWLLQVNLLSYVQLTSLALPSLTDSQGSLVVVSSLLGRVPSSFSAPYSAAKFALDGFFGSLRRELGVQDVNVAITVCVLGLRDRASAAEGVRGVTRAKAAPGPKAALAVIRGGATRAPGVFYPWRLHLLGLLRAWLPRPRAWFIRQELNVSAAAAA is encoded by the exons ATGAAGGTGTTGCTGCTCACGGGGCTGGGGGCCCTGTTCTTTACCTACTACTGGGATGACCACTTCGACCCAG CCAGCCTCCAAGGAGCCCGGGTGCTGCTGACCGGGGCCAGCGCAGGCGTCGGTGAGGAGTTGGCCTATCACTACGCGCGTCTGGGCTCCCACCTGGTGCTCACTGCCCATACTGAGGCCCTGCTGCAGAAG gtggtGGGGAACTGCCGGAAACTGGGCGCCGCCAAGATCTTCTACATTGCCGCGGACATGGCCTCCCCGCAGGCGCCCGGGCAGGTGGTGCAGTTTGCGCTGGACAAGCtgg GCGGGCTGGACTACCTCGTGCTGAACCACTTCGGCGGCGCCCCGGTCGGCACGCGGGCCCGCAGCGCCCAGGCAACGCGGTGGCTTCTGCAG GTGAACCTGCTGAGCTACGTGCAGCTGACTTCGCTGGCGCTGCCCAGCCTGACCGACAGCCAGGGCTCGCTGGTGGTGGTGTCCTCGTTGCTCG GCCGCGTGCCCTCCTCCTTCTCCGCCCCCTACTCGGCGGCCAAGTTCGCCCTGGACGGCTTCTTCGGCTCCCTGCGGCGGGAGCTGGGCGTGCAGGACGTGAACGTGGCCATCACCGTGTGCGTCCTGGGCCTCCGGGACCGCGCCTCGGCCGCCGAGGGCGTCAG GGGCGTCACGAGGGCCAAGGCGGCCCCGGGCCCCAAGGCGGCCCTGGCCGTGATCCGCGGCGGCGCCACGCGAGCGCCCGGCGTCTTCTACCCGTggcgcctgcacctgctgggcctgcTGCGGGCCTGGCtgccgcgcccgcgggcctggttcATCCGCCAGGAGCTCAACGTCTCGGCCGCCGCTGCCGCCTGA
- the MICOS13 gene encoding MICOS complex subunit MIC13: MVARVWSLMRFLLKGSVAGGAVYLVYDQDLLGPSDRGEAALRKAEEVVPPAVYQLSQYVCQQTGLQVPQLPAPPKINFPIRETWDKGILTVMAALSAAPAKAREYSREGWAYLRERTKQ, from the exons ATGGTGGCCCGAGTGTGGTCGCTGATGAG GTTCCTCCTGAAGGGCAGCGTGGCCGGGGGCGCCGTCTACCTGGTGTACGACCAGGACCTGCTGGGGCCCAGCGACAGGGGTGAGGCGGCGCTGCGCAAGGCCGAGGAGGTGGTGCCGCCGGCCGTGTACCAGCTCAGCCAGTACGTGTGCCAGCAGACGGGCCTGCAGGTGCCCCAG CTGCCGGCTCCTCCAAAGATTAACTTTCCCATCCGTGAGACCTGGGATAAAG GCATCCTCACGGTGATGGCGGCTCTGTCTGCGGCTCCGGCCAAGGCCCGCGAGTACTCCAGGGAAGGCTGGGCGTACCTGCGGGAGCGCACCAAGCAGTGA